A window of the Saccharomyces eubayanus strain FM1318 chromosome II, whole genome shotgun sequence genome harbors these coding sequences:
- the IPT1 gene encoding inositolphosphotransferase, translating into MNVIYVLATFVKNMYNAGLNQRSLITLPFNFLLNFAPVFIWLSIFKHAGLIPTEIRPEIHSKFAFFADQFLFGDYWNELAVQLPKNGSKLVFWSFVSSSAFFLTLVCLPIAIWYYIYYVKHVNYNLVEWFSNVFHSPRDHKQQKPIHKSLRTIFIPFALPVFTFIVLNFDHFFAFQSDANFTKTKDLLAWFSYVILHLTAPILTAVYLYVFQPPGTMKCFGFALGLQNIAGVFTHLLIPMASPWFTHLYGINDTEHVNYTQEGFAAGLIRVDTHLGTHLNTKGFHMSPIVFGAVPSLHSAIAFQCFLFLLSRSTSLKHRFSNTRNLTVNNIDSSTLKLNEEDDEDDADNNAAGMFRPGDLEMEPLSTIESTDILNERSPSPSSSFSVSSSERSPSNSSSAVISNDGHKKSLQFVQLYEEDTEFTNKWVFKMINKGLVPKLCAISYIILQWWATMYLDHHYRFDLFIGVLYAMVSFIIINWFVLQPKVLKSWIHLRLGNKVDTRNEARTFGMRVFCGTKMEWFFDPLA; encoded by the coding sequence ATGAATGTCATATACGTTCTGGCGACTTTCGTCAAGAACATGTACAATGCAGGTTTGAATCAGCGGAGCCTCATCACTCTGCCGTTCAACTTCCTACTCAACTTCGCACCcgttttcatttggttATCCATATTCAAGCATGCCGGCCTAATACCCACTGAGATCAGGCCCGAAATTCACAGCAAGTTCGCATTCTTTGCCgaccaatttctttttggcgACTACTGGAATGAGCTGGCTGTCCAGTTACCCAAGAACGGTTCTAAGCTGGTTTTCTGGTCCTTCGTATCGTCTTCTGCATTTTTTCTAACATTAGTCTGCCTCCCTATCGCTATTTGGTACTATATCTACTACGTCAAGCACGTGAACTATAATTTAGTTGAGTGGTTCTCAAACGTCTTCCATTCTCCTCGTGATCACAAGCAGCAAAAGCCTATCCATAAAAGTCTAAGGACTATCTTCATTCCGTTTGCCCTGCCTGTGTTTACATTCATAGTACTCAACTTTGACCATTTCTTCGCCTTCCAATCGGACGCAAACTTCACCAAGACTAAAGATCTACTGGCCTGGTTCTCGTACGTCATTCTACACTTGACCGCCCCCATCTTGACCGCAGTATACTTGTACGTTTTTCAACCACCAGGAACTATGAAATGCTTTGGTTTCGCTCTAGGGCTGCAAAACATAGCAGGTGTCTTTACCCATCTTCTCATCCCCATGGCTTCGCCATGGTTTACCCATTTATACGGCATTAACGACACTGAACACGTCAATTACACCCAGGAAGGATTTGCTGCTGGACTGATAAGAGTGGACACACATCTAGGTACGCATTTGAACACCAAGGGGTTCCACATGTCACCCATCGTCTTCGGCGCCGTCCCTTCTTTGCATTCCGCCATTGCATTCCAATGCTTTCTATTTTTGCTCTCACGGTCCACTAGCTTGAAACATAGATTCTCCAACACAAGAAATTTAACGGTTAATAACATCGATTCTTCTACCCTCAAGTTAAATGAGGAAgacgacgaagatgacGCTGATAACAACGCAGCGGGCATGTTCCGTCCCGGTGACTTGGAGATGGAACCATTGAGTACCATTGAGTCTACAGATATCTTGAATGAACGATCTCCCTCTCcctcatcttcattttctgtatCTAGCAGTGAACGAAGCCCTAGTAACAGTTCCAGCGCCGTTATCAGTAATGATGGCCATAAGAAATCACTCCAGTTCGTCCAATtatatgaagaagatacAGAATTTACAAACAAATGGGTGTTCAAAATGATAAACAAGGGATTAGTACCAAAACTCTGTGCAATTTCATATATTATACTACAATGGTGGGCCACCATGTATCTCGACCACCATTATCGATTCGATCTTTTTATCGGAGTCTTATATGCAATGGTaagttttattattataaattGGTTTGTTTTACAGCCAAAAGTATTAAAAAGTTGGATTCACTTAAGGTTAGGTAACAAAGTGGATACAAGAAACGAAGCTCGTACTTTCGGTATGAGAGTCTTTTG
- the RAD55 gene encoding putative DNA-dependent ATPase RAD55 — protein sequence MSFGIPLSQLIIESPKPLSSGITGLDEILSLGFQARSIYEIFGPPGIGKTNFGIQLVSRSLENMKPLEKNDDKILWIEAFQDMPINILRERFPKFDIVEENVKRVRIMKFGQLLYFFQNLFKLSQSMKYKLIIIDGFSQLLCDHLCTLSKRSGGVIDKTIHDLKCRHLILIFTAMTKYTHSTGSTIILLNDCMNTAFQSNEFGSLEEDYEVLEDGSNFYVNSNSDRRKSNVHILKSALVANIAMGGKDSTWEVFLRDRIGLFRDWNEQADETIFVKSKRVKTPSSQDNEACTIKEMRINKRNFENFRIAIVFNLHGDDRERDRDGGRPKRTRNSEDRNRIVKFDFDRATGLFRDIIDQEVNTANIGSIPTLSASSSSCSQLFVNMESDDNQMPYVEGKEEVIYDSEG from the coding sequence ATGTCGTTTGGTATACCACTTTCCCAGTTAATAATAGAAAGCCCAAAGCCATTAAGTAGTGGTATTACAGGATTGGATGAAATACTGAGCCTTGGATTCCAAGCAAGATCGATATATGAAATATTTGGGCCTCCAGGAATAGGCAAGACTAATTTCGGAATTCAATTGGTTAGCAGGTCGCTAGAAAACATGAAGCCGTTGGAAAAGAATGACGATAAGATTCTATGGATAGAGGCCTTTCAAGATATGCCTATCAACATCTTAAGGGAGCGCTTCCCGAAATTCGATATTGTAGAGGAGAATGTTAAACGTGTTCGGATAATGAAGTTTGGGCAActgttatatttttttcaaaacttgtTCAAGCTGTCACAAAGCATGAAGTACAAACTAATAATAATCGACGGTTTTTCTCAATTACTATGCGACCATTTGTGTACGCTGAGTAAAAGAAGTGGGGGGGTGATAGATAAAACTATACATGATTTAAAATGCCGGCACTTGATATTAATTTTTACAGCGATGACCAAATATACTCATTCTACTGGCTCAACTATAATACTGCTAAACGATTGCATGAACACAGCATTCCAATCCAACGAATTCGGATCCTTGGAAGAAGATTACGAGGTCCTAGAGGACGGTTCCAATTTCTATGTCAATTCGAACAGTGATAGACGTAAAAGTAACGTACACATTCTGAAAAGTGCTCTAGTGGCCAATATTGCTATGGGAGGCAAAGATTCCACCTGGGAAGTGTTTTTGAGGGACAGGATTGGTTTATTCAGAGACTGGAATGAGCAAGCGGACGAAACAATATTTGTAAAGAGCAAGAGAGTGAAGACGCCGTCTTCCCAAGATAACGAGGCATGCaccatcaaagaaatgagAATAAACAAACGAAACTTCGAAAACTTTAGAATAgctattgttttcaatcTGCATGGGGACGACAGGGAGAGAGACAGAGACGGGGGAAGACCAAAACGGACGAGAAATAGCGAAGATCGCAACCGTATTGTTAAATTCGACTTTGATAGAGCAACAGGCCTATTCCGCGATATAATCGACCAAGAAGTAAACACTGCCAATATTGGCTCAATCCCGACATTATCAGcaagcagcagcagctgTTCCCAACTGTTTGTCAACATGGAGTCTGATGATAACCAAATGCCATATGTAGAAGGAAAGGAGGAAGTAATTTATGATAGCGAAGGCTAA
- the TFB5 gene encoding TFIIH complex subunit TFB5 has product MARARKGALIQCDPSIKALILQIDAKMSDIVLEELDDTHLLVDPTKVEFVKHELNRLLSKNIYNPMDEEENQ; this is encoded by the coding sequence ATGGCTAGAGCAAGGAAGGGCGCGCTGATCCAGTGTGATCCATCTATTAAGGCACTTATACTACAAATCGACGCAAAGATGAGCGATATAGTATTGGAGGAGTTAGATGACACCCACCTCCTGGTAGATCCAACGAAAGTGGAATTTGTTAAGCATGAGTTAAACAGACTTTTATCTAAGAATATATACAATCCCatggatgaagaagaaaatcaatga
- the SNF11 gene encoding Snf11p translates to MNSEIASPNLNATTATTTVNGNPHAGIGVDADLNADLNLPTVDEQRQYKVQLLLHINSILLARVIQMNNSLQNSLQNNINNSNNENIIRIQQLISQFLKRVHANLQCISQINQGIPSAKPLILSPPQLARQQQPPQDILAKLYLLLTRVFEIW, encoded by the coding sequence ATGAACAGCGAAATTGCAAGCCCAAACCTAAATGCCACCACCGCCACTACCACTGTAAACGGGAACCCTCATGCCGGCATCGGCGTGGATGCGGATTTGAATGCAGATTTAAACCTCCCTACGGTGGACGAACAAAGACAATACAAAGTACAACTACTACTGCACATCAATAGCATACTGCTTGCCAGAGTTATCCAGATGAACAACAGCTTGCAAAACAGTCTACAGAACAATATAAATAACAGTAACAACGAAAACATCATTAGAATACAGCAACTTATATCCCAGTTCCTCAAAAGGGTCCATGCCAATCTACAATGCATATCCCAGATAAATCAAGGCATCCCTTCGGCTAAACCGTTGATTCTCTCTCCCCCTCAACTGGCCAGGCAGCAACAGCCTCCGCAGGACATCCTCGCCAAACTCTATCTTCTATTGACTAGAGTGTTCGAAATATGGTAA
- the TPS2 gene encoding trehalose-phosphatase TPS2 has protein sequence MTTTAQDNSPKRKQRIINCVTQLPYKIQLGESNDDWKISATTGNSALYSSLEYLQFDSTEYEQHVVGWTGEITRTERSLFTKEAKEKPHDLDDDPLYLTKEQINGLTTTLQDHMKSEKEAKTDNTPTTSAINNVHPVWLLRKNQSRWRNYAEKVIWPTFHYILNPSNEGEQEKNWWYDYVKFNEAYAQKIGEVYQKGDIIWIHDYYLLLLPQLLRMKFNDESIIIGYFHHAPWPSNEYFRCLPRRKQILDGLVGANRICFQNESFSRHFVSSCKRLLDATAKKSKNSSDNDQYQVSVYGGDVLVDSLPIGVNTTQILKDAFTKDIDSKVLSIKQAYQNKKIIIGRDRLDSVRGVVQKLRAFETFLAMYPEWRDQVVLIQVSSPTANRNSPQTIKLEQQVNELVNSINSEYGSLNFSPVQHYYMRIPKDVYLSLLRVADLCLITSVRDGMNTTALEYVTVKSHMSNFLCYGNPLILSEFSGSSNVLKDAIVVNPWDSVAVAKSINMAFKLDKEEKTTLESKLWNEVPTIQDWTNKFLTSIKELASSDDDVERKMTPALNRPVLLENYKQSKRRLFLFDYDGTLTPIVKDPAAAIPSARLYTILQKLSADPHNQIWIISGRDQKFLNKWLGGKLPQLGLSAEHGCFMKDVSCEDWVNLTEKVDMSWQVRVNEVMEEFTTRTPGSFIERKKVALTWHYRRTVPELGEFHAKELKEKLLTFTDDFDLEVMDGKANIEVRPRFVNKGEIVKRLVWHQHGQPQDMLKGISEKLPKDEMPDFVLCLGDDFTDEDMFRQLNTIETCWKGKYPDEKNQWGNYGFYPVTVGSASKKTVAKAHLTDPQQVLETLGLLVGDVSLFQSAGTVDLDSRGHVKNSESSLKSKLASKAYVMKRSASYTGAKV, from the coding sequence ATGACTACCACCGCCCAAGACAATTCCCCTAAAAGGAAACAGCGTATCATTAACTGTGTGACCCAACTGCCCTACAAGATCCAGCTTGGCGAAAGCAACGATgattggaaaatatcagcCACCACAGGCAACAGCGCGCTATACTCCTCTTTGGAATACCTGCAGTTCGACTCTACCGAGTACGAACAGCATGTCGTTGGTTGGACTGGTGAAATCACAAGAACTGAACGCAGCCTGTTTACCAAGGAGGCTAAGGAGAAGCCTCACGACCTGGACGATGACCCCTTGTACCTGACAAAGGAGCAGATCAATGGGCTAACCACCACTCTCCAGGATCATATGAAGTCCGAAAAAGAGGCAAAGACCGACAATACTCCCACCACCTCCGCTATTAACAACGTCCATCCTGTTTGGCTGCTTAGAAAAAACCAAAGCAGGTGGAGAAACTACGCCGAGAAAGTCATCTGGCCCACTTTCCACTACATCCTGAACCCCTCCAATGAAGGggaacaggaaaaaaactggTGGTACGATTACGTCAAGTTCAACGAAGCTTACGCCCAAAAAATCGGCGAAGTTTACCAGAAGGGCGACATCATCTGGATTCATGACTACTACCTACTACTACTGCCCCAACTACTGAGGATGAAGTTCAATGACGAGTCCATCATCATTGGCTATTTCCATCACGCTCCATGGCCTAGTAACGAGTACTTCCGCTGTCTGCCCCGTAGAAAGCAAATCTTGGACGGTCTTGTCGGGGCAAATAGAATTTGCTTCCAAAACGAATCGTTTTCCCGTCATTTCGTATCGAGTTGTAAAAGATTACTAGACGCCACTGCCAAGAAATCCAAGAACTCCTCCGATAACGACCAGTACCAAGTCTCTGTTTACGGAGGTGACGTGTTGGTAGACTCTTTACCCATCGGTGTCAACACCACTCAAATCCTAAAGGATGCCTTCACTAAAGATATTGACTCTAAAGTTCTTTCCATCAAGCAGGCCTAccagaacaaaaaaattatcattGGTAGAGACCGTTTGGACTCCGTTCGTGGTGTCGTGCAGAAATTGAGGGcttttgaaactttctTGGCTATGTACCCTGAATGGAGAGACCAAGTCGTGCTGATCCAGGTCAGCAGCCCCACCGCTAACAGGAATTCTCCACAAACCATCAAACTGGAACAGCAGGTCAACGAACTGGTTAACTCCATCAATTCTGAATACGGTAGTCTGAACTTTTCCCCCGTTCAACACTATTACATGAGAATCCCCAAGGATGTTTACCTGTCTCTACTAAGAGTTGCCGATTTATGCTTAATCACAAGTGTTAGAGACGGTATGAACACCACTGCTTTGGAGTACGTCACCGTTAAATCCCACATGTCTAACTTCTTATGCTATGGTAATCCTCTAATTTTAAGTGAATTTTCTGGTTCAAGTAACGTGTTGAAGGACGCAATCGTGGTCAACCCATGGGACTCAGTCGCCGTGGCCAAATCCATCAACATGGCCTTCAAGCTAGACAAAGAGGAGAAAACCACTTTGGAATCAAAGTTGTGGAATGAAGTCCCCACTATCCAGGACTGGACCAATAAGTTTTTGACCTCAATAAAGGAATTGGCTTCctctgatgatgatgtcgaaaggaaaatgaCACCCGCTCTCAATAGACCtgttcttttggaaaactatAAACAATCCAAACGCAGATTGTTCCTTTTCGACTATGACGGTACGTTAACCCCAATTGTCAAGGATCCCGCTGCGGCCATCCCCTCAGCAAGACTTTATacaattttacaaaaattgTCTGCTGATCCTCATAACCAAATCTGGATTATTTCAGGTCGTGACCAAAAATTCTTAAACAAATGGCTAGGTGGTAAATTACCTCAATTAGGTTTAAGTGCCGAACATGGTTGCTTCATGAAAGATGTCTCTTGTGAAGACTGGGTCAATTTGACCGAAAAAGTCGATATGTCCTGGCAAGTGCGTGTCAATGAAGTGATGGAAGAATTCACCACAAGAACCCCAGGTTCATTCAtcgaaagaaagaaagttGCTTTGACTTGGCATTATAGGCGTACAGTCCCAGAGTTGGGTGAATTCCACgccaaagaattgaaagagaaattgcTAACATTTACTGATGATTTCGATTTGGAAGTTATGGATGGTAAGGCTAATATCGAAGTTCGTCCAAGGTTCGTCAACAAGGGTGAAATCGTCAAGAGATTGGTTTGGCACCAACATGGCCAACCACAAGACATGCTGAAGGGGattagtgaaaaattacctAAAGACGAAATGCCTGACTTTGTATTATGTCTAGGTGATGACTTTACCGACGAAGATATGTTCAGGCAGTTGAATACCATCGAAACCTGTtggaaaggaaaatacCCAGATgagaaaaatcaatggGGCAACTATGGGTTTTATCCAGTCACTGTTGGGTCCGCATCCAAGAAAACTGTGGCTAAGGCTCATTTAACCGATCCTCAACAAGTTTTGGAAACCCTAGGTTTACTTGTCGGCGATGTTTCACTTTTCCAAAGCGCAGGTACTGTCGACTTGGATTCAAGAGGTCATGTAAAGAACAGTGAAAGTAGTTTGAAGTCTAAACTCGCATCCAAAGCTTACGTCATGAAAAGGTCTGCTTCTTACACAGGTGCGAAGGTTTAA
- the SHU2 gene encoding Shu2p, giving the protein MSKDVIEYSKLFAKLVNPNDDTKLDDTIASFLYYMFPRELFIRAISLLESSDMFIYVLDRDRTGETGKCKLLIDLLIDEFYRDSSDVPLEYRLIVKDNSDTGPPILVDISHWFCSCEEYCENFHEALEESDGNEELSEVLINEIDDHLQFSNDKFAQLDPHSLSKQWYFKFGKVCCSHLLAFSIILKSSINVLKFFTVNSNKVFMISIDNIDEWLNLHINIVE; this is encoded by the coding sequence ATGTCCAAGGATGTAATAGAGTACTCGAAACTGTTTGCTAAACTAGTTAACCCGAATGACGATACGAAATTAGATGATACGATAGCATCCTTCTTATACTATATGTTTCCAAGGGAGCTTTTCATTCGAGCAATCTCACTGTTGGAGTCTTCAGACatgtttatatatgtactAGATAGGGACCGTACGGGGGAAACCGGTAAATGTAAATTGTTGATTGATTTGTTGATCGATGAGTTTTATAGGGACTCGTCGGATGTGCCGTTAGAGTACCGCTTAATCGTCAAGGATAATAGCGATACAGGGCCGCCGATACTAGTAGACATATCGCACTGGTTTTGCTCATGTGAAGAGTACTGTGAGAATTTCCATGAAGCACTTGAAGAAAGTGACGGAAATGAAGAATTATCTGAAGTGCTGATAAATGAAATTGACGACCACTTGCAATTTTCAAACGATAAATTCGCTCAGTTGGATCCGCATAGTTTGTCCAAACAATGgtatttcaaatttggtAAGGTTTGCTGTTCTCATCTATTGGCGTTTTCCATAATACTTAAATCTTCGATTAATGtgctgaaattttttactGTTAATTCAAACAAGGTTTTCATGATATCGATAGATAATATAGATGAATGGTTAAACTTGCATATCAATATAGTTGAATAA
- the PPH3 gene encoding phosphoprotein phosphatase PP4 catalytic subunit PPH3 → MMDLDKIIASLREGKHIPEETVFRLCLNSQELLMNEGNVAQVDTPVTICGDIHGQLHDLLTLFEKSGGVEKTRYIFLGDFVDRGFYSLESFLLLLCYKLRYPDRVTLIRGNHETRQITKVYGFYDEVVRKYGNSNVWRYCCEVFDYLSLGAIINNSIFCVHGGLSPDMTTVDEIRTIDRKQEVPHEGAMCDLLWSDPEDVDTWSLSPRGAGFLFGKREVDQFLEKNNVELIARAHQLVMEGYKEMFDGGLVTVWSAPNYCYRCGNVAAVLKIDDDLNREYTIFEAVQAQNEVGNAIIPTKKSQMDYFL, encoded by the coding sequence ATGATGGATTTAGACAAAATCATAGCATCATTGAGAGAGGGAAAACATATCCCCGAAGAAACTGTTTTTAGACTATGTTTGAATTCCCAAGAGCTTTTAATGAATGAAGGAAACGTAGCGCAAGTCGATACACCCGTTACAATATGCGGTGACATACATGGTCAATTGCACGATCTACTAACgctttttgagaaaagcGGTGGCGTAGAGAAAACGAGGTATATATTTCTCGGTGATTTTGTAGATAGGGGGTTTTATTCATTGGAGAgttttttacttttattaTGTTACAAATTACGATATCCTGACAGAGTCACTTTGATCAGAGGGAACCACGAAACTCGTCAAATAACGAAAGTTTACGGGTTCTATGACGAAGTAGTAAGAAAATATGGTAACAGCAACGTCTGGAGATACTGCTGTGAAGTGTTCGATTACTTATCATTAGGGgcaataataaataatagcATATTTTGTGTGCATGGTGGACTGTCACCAGACATGACCACTGTGGATGAAATACGGACGATCGACAGGAAACAAGAAGTCCCACACGAAGGTGCTATGTGCGATCTATTATGGAGTGACCCCGAAGATGTTGATACATGGTCATTATCGCCAAGAGGTGCtggatttctttttggtaAACGAGAAGTTGACCAGTTTTTAGAGAAAAACAATGTAGAGTTGATTGCCAGGGCACATCAATTAGTGATGGAAGGTTACAAAGAAATGTTCGACGGTGGATTAGTAACGGTTTGGTCCGCACCGAACTACTGTTACCGTTGTGGTAACGTTGCAgctgttttgaaaattgaCGACGACCTAAATCGTGAATATACAATTTTCGAAGCTGTTCAAGCACAAAACGAAGTCGGTAATGCTATAATAcctacaaaaaaatctcaaaTGGACTATTTCTTATGA
- the SED1 gene encoding Sed1p has product MKFSTVLLSAGLASTTLAQFSNSTAASSTSSSSSSVSITSSATSDADNGTTTAIPTDAPTTALPTNGTTTDVPPTTSEAPTTQLPTNGTTSAFPPTSSLGPSNTTSTPPYDPSTSYTTDFTVVTEYTTYCPEPTTFTQNGKTYTVTEPTTLTITDCPCTIEKPTTTSTTEYTVVTEYTTYCPEPTTFTQNGKTYTATEPTTFTITDCPCTVEKTETPKSSAAPSTVKPSHSISTVVPVPSSTSSHSVVINSNGANAVVPGALGLAGVAMLFL; this is encoded by the coding sequence ATGAAATTCTCCACTGTTTTGTTATCTGCCGGTTTGGCCTCGACCACTTTGGCTCAATTCTCTAACAGCACCGCTGCTTCTTCCACTAGTTCTTCTAGTTCCTCCGTTTCCATCACATCTTCTGCCACCTCAGACGCTGATAACGGTACTACCACTGCTATCCCAACAGATGCTCCAACCACCGCTCTACCAACCAACGGCACCACCACTGACGTACCACCAACCACATCCGAAGCTCCAACCACTCAACTTCCAACCAACGGTACCACCAGTGCTTTCCCACCAACCTCATCTCTAGGTCCAAGCAACACCACTAGTACTCCTCCTTACGACCCATCCACTTCCTACACCACTGACTTTACCGTCGTCACTGAATACACTACCTACTGTCCTGAACCAACCACTTTCACTCAGAATGGTAAGACTTACACCGTCACTGAACCAACTACATTGACCATCACTGACTGTCCATGTACTATTGAAAAGCCAACCACTACCTCAACCACTGAGTACACTGTTGTCACTGAATACACTACATACTGTCCAGAACCAACCACTTTCACTCAAAACGGTAAGACTTACACAGCTACTGAACCAACCACTTTCACCATCACTGACTGTCCATGTACCGTCGAAAAGACTGAAACTCCAAAATCTTCTGCTGCTCCCTCTACTGTCAAGCCAAGTCATTCTATTTCCACCGTTGTTCCAGTTCCATCTTCAACCTCCTCCCACTCCGTCGTTATCAACAGTAACGGTGCCAACGCCGTTGTCCCAGGTGCTTTAGGTTTGGCTGGTGTTGCTATGCTATTCTTATAA
- the PET100 gene encoding Pet100p, which yields MGLFNFKFKYTRAQLEIFRFSFCLLAPVAVMYYIGTDTDKKLNVPGFWPDPATLNQIPKEPYEIKAELARMKKERLEKRIRLEKKLQEEFGLDLEQEKEKIRQELALKKG from the coding sequence ATGGGTCTATTTAATTTCAAGTTTAAATATACAAGGGCGCAACTGGAAATATTcagattttctttttgtctgcTAGCACCCGTTGCTGTAATGTACTATATTGGTACAGATActgataaaaaattaaatgtTCCAGGGTTCTGGCCAGATCCTGCTACTCTGAACCAGATACCAAAGGAACCGTATGAGATCAAAGCTGAACTGGcaagaatgaagaaagaacgtttggaaaaaagaatcagACTGGAGAAAAAACTGCAAGAGGAATTTGGTTTGGACCTTGAacaggaaaaggaaaaaatcagaCAAGAATTAGCGCTCAAAAAAGGTTGA